The segment ACCATCACCAAACTCCGCGAAGAGGTGGTCAAGCAGGAGAGCGCCCACGCGGGCCTCACCGAGCGCTACCTCGAGAACCACCCGCAGCTCCTCGCCTCGAAGGAAAAGCTCGCCAAGCTGCGCAGTAACCTGGCCGAGGAGCTGAAGAACGTGGTCGCGAGCCTGCGCTCGCAGTACCGCGAGGTGGCCACCACCGAGACCGAGCTCACCGCGCTCATCGACGGCCTGAAGAACGAGGCCTTCGAGATCAACAAGCGCGAGATCGATCAGCGCAAGCTCGAGCGCGAGACCGAGAACAACCGCCGCCTCTACGACCTGGTCCTCTCCCGGCTCAAGGACTCGGACCTGGCGGTGATGCTCAAGAACAACAACGTCCGCCTCCTCGACAAGGCGACCACGCCCGACAAGCCGGTGAAGCCCCGCCCTGCCCTGGTGGCGGCGCTCTCGCTTTTGCTCGGCGCCCTGGGCGGCGTCGGCCTCGCCTACCTCGTCGAGATGCTCGACAACACGCTCAAGCAGGAAGACGACATCGAGAGCGTGCTCCAGCTCCCCTTCCTCGGCCTGGTGCCCTCCGTCGCCCTGGCCAACGCCAAGGCCGACGACCGCAGCGTCGATCACGAGCGCGATCTCTTCGCCGCCCGCAACACCCGCTCCTCGCAGGCCGAGGCCTTCCGCGCCATCCGCACCAACCTGCTCTTCATGTCCACCGCCCGGAAGGTGAAGCGGGTGATGGTCACCTCCTCGGCGCCGCAGGAGGGCAAGTCGATGACCGCCATCGGCATCGGCTCGGCGATGGCCTCTGCGGGCAACCGCGTGCTCCTCGTCGACACCGACATGCGCCGCCCGCGCCTGCACCGCTCGATGGGCGTGGCCAACGAGGTGGGGATCTCCACGGTGCTCCTCGGCGAGACCGCCGTGCAGGACGCGGTGAAGAACACCGAGGTGAACGGCCTCTACCTGATGCCCTGCGGCCCGGTGCCCCCGAACCCGGCGGAGCTCCTCCATTCGGAGAAGTTCCAGGCGCTCCTCGACCAGCTGGGCGAGCAGTTCGACCTGGTGATCCTCGACTCGCCGCCGGTGCTGGCAGCAGCCGACGCGGCGGTGCTCTCCACCGTGGTCGACGGGGTGATCTTCGTCACCCGCTTCAAGAAGACCACCAAGGATCTGGCCAAGCGCATGCTCCGCACCCTGCGCGACATCAACGCGCCGGTGCTGG is part of the Vulgatibacter sp. genome and harbors:
- a CDS encoding GumC family protein, which gives rise to MRAAEPQFEEAQQQGGPEFEIDLREHLKILRKRLWLIVGVAASVVAIGAVYLLLAPRVYRAEASIIIEASGGRILGDKTEAVDFGPTDYWSNKEYFETQYKVLASKEVLSRVVEKKGLARDLDFLGVAGIENEEKRAERLEEIDPVFVLSEMMRVEPVKNSQLAKIVVEDRNPERAAELANAIVEAYIEAGLDTKQDGTRAASQWLSDQLLDLKGKLEQSEVALYTFRRENDILATSIEDRQNINSQRLVALNESLTKVMAQRVELQSALAEVDRVEKGAKKDPYWALGLGRVATHPTITKLREEVVKQESAHAGLTERYLENHPQLLASKEKLAKLRSNLAEELKNVVASLRSQYREVATTETELTALIDGLKNEAFEINKREIDQRKLERETENNRRLYDLVLSRLKDSDLAVMLKNNNVRLLDKATTPDKPVKPRPALVAALSLLLGALGGVGLAYLVEMLDNTLKQEDDIESVLQLPFLGLVPSVALANAKADDRSVDHERDLFAARNTRSSQAEAFRAIRTNLLFMSTARKVKRVMVTSSAPQEGKSMTAIGIGSAMASAGNRVLLVDTDMRRPRLHRSMGVANEVGISTVLLGETAVQDAVKNTEVNGLYLMPCGPVPPNPAELLHSEKFQALLDQLGEQFDLVILDSPPVLAAADAAVLSTVVDGVIFVTRFKKTTKDLAKRMLRTLRDINAPVLGAVLNDVDLQSRAYGYSSYERYGYYGDTPANG